GTAAAATCAACAATCTGGCTAACAAACTCCCGACTCCCAACTAAGAGACTCCCGACTAATAGAGCAGATAGCTTATGGCAGATAGTAGAGAGAGTATAGAGTATAGTAAAATCAGTAATCTGGCTAACAAACTCCCGACTCCCAACTAAGAGACTCCCGACTAATAGAGCAGATAGCTTATGGCAGATAGTAGAGAGAGTATAGAGTATAGTAAAATCAACAATCTGGCTAACAAACTCCCGACTCCCAACTAAGAGACTCTCGACTAACAGACTACAGACAGATAGCGACTGAAAATATGAAATTTGGTTGTCATGTATCAATTGTGGGAAAAATATACTTGGCTGTTGAGCGAGCCATCCTCAGGGGTTGCGAGACGATGCAGATATTTTCCGGAAATCCCCGGGGTTGGAAACGCGCCGGTATTTTAGATGAAGATATTCACGAATTTAATTTTCGCCGCGAGGATGCCGGGATTGACCCTCTTGTTATCCACATGCCATACCTGGTCAATCTGGGTTCGCCAGATGCAGATATTTATTCGAGATCGGCAAGAGCAATGCTTGATGCAATTGAGCGAGCCAAAAAACTTAAGGCTTCTTATCTTGTTTTTCATCCGGGGAGTCACAAGGGCGCGGGAACAAAGGATGGCCTTATAAGAATTTCTGAGTCATTGAAGTCCCTAACTGCAACGCTTGACGACAACCCAAAGATACTTTTAGAGAACACTGCGGGCTCCGGCTTTAATTTAGGGGCCAAGTTTGAGGAGTTGGCTTTCATCTTTGAGGAGCTTGACTGGAGTGAAAAGTTTGGCGTTTGTCTTGATACTTGTCATGCATTTGCTGCGGGATATGATATATCAACAAAAGAAGGTTTGAATGACGTTTTAAGAGAATTGGACGAAAAAGTGGGCATAGATAGAGTATCTTTAATTCATGCTAATGATTCTTGTACACCACTTGGTTCTCGAATAGATAGACATACAGATATAGGAAAGGGTTATATAGGGTTAGGTGGGTTTAAAAGAATTGTTAATCACCCGCTATTAAGAGAACTGCCTTGTATACTTGAAACACCTCATATGAGTGAGAATGATGATATTAGAAATTTGAGTTTGATAAGGAGCTTAGTGGAATAAAGCTAGCTTTGACTGATAAATATTACCTATGTTAAACTGGTTAAAGCTGGTGTTTTGTTTTAATTTGTTTAAATTTCTTTTCTTAGGGGGCTACATGGTTTTACCTTTGACATCTAAAATTAATGAAAGCAGTCATCTTGAAATTGGCGGTTGTGATGCAGTTGAACTCGCAAAGAAATTCGGAACCCCGCTTTTTGTAATGG
The nucleotide sequence above comes from Candidatus Oleimmundimicrobium sp.. Encoded proteins:
- a CDS encoding deoxyribonuclease IV — translated: MKFGCHVSIVGKIYLAVERAILRGCETMQIFSGNPRGWKRAGILDEDIHEFNFRREDAGIDPLVIHMPYLVNLGSPDADIYSRSARAMLDAIERAKKLKASYLVFHPGSHKGAGTKDGLIRISESLKSLTATLDDNPKILLENTAGSGFNLGAKFEELAFIFEELDWSEKFGVCLDTCHAFAAGYDISTKEGLNDVLRELDEKVGIDRVSLIHANDSCTPLGSRIDRHTDIGKGYIGLGGFKRIVNHPLLRELPCILETPHMSENDDIRNLSLIRSLVE